A genomic region of Scomber japonicus isolate fScoJap1 chromosome 5, fScoJap1.pri, whole genome shotgun sequence contains the following coding sequences:
- the cracr2aa gene encoding EF-hand calcium-binding domain-containing protein 4B: MAAFTATCAVTSTTTTTLSQTARRRQGSSEEAAKCESDWRKTENGDVRQNTILEKTHEFFQLGDIENKGFITRRDMQRLNGELPLSAEELENVFDTLDSDSNGYLTLDEFSSGFSEFLFGRKISVEEKMEEKNYCENPPEVLYQSQWEESLAAAEDEEEKHFCMLMESLGANSVFEEPAEVRSLWAQLRRDEPHLLSNFEDFLARVTSQIIEANQEKREMESALKRKAATHDDEIKRLYEEMEQQIKNEKDRIVLQDYEQFLSRRQDMELQLSSKEKELEQLFQKQRGLEHQCQELHSEQHVTKVENVKLKQTNNELARELDHTNQELVLAQEQLSLLQEQASRLHEEKEMEIYRLSEGLQRERASLLKQLDLLREMNKHLRDEKDIIYQKPKNYKKTPVCHQQMPFMNAGKQTSIFKSEEDLTTSSVRQNSNGPCQQSYPETKRGHLQRIISIEEDHLPHLLQNNCQAQSPLKECSEGEDTSDIEENIDLVMSDIYPSASSAQQQQSKGNVEKRETPTSPRGQPVGKETSINEEIGPSPPDRLFKIVLVGNSSVGKTSLLQRFCDDCFRPGTSATVGIDYSVKTITVDNSQVALQMWDTAGQERYRSITKQFFRKADGVVVMYDITAEQSFTAVRQWLTSVKEGAGEDITIMLLGNKTDKDIERQVEKGVGERLAKDCQMTFYECSACSGHNVMESMVHLARILKEQEDREKEKTVQLVNSPSEKKRSCC, encoded by the exons ATGGCAGCCTTCACTGCTACCTGTGCCGTCACCAGTACTACGACCACCACATTGTCCCAAACTGCTCGGCGAAGGCAAGGAAGCAGTGAAGAGGCAGCAAAATGTGAGAGTGACTGGAGGAAAACTGAGAATGGGGACGTGCGACAAAACACTATCCTGGAGAAAACCCACGAGTTTTTCCAGCTTGGTGACATCGAGAACAAGGGCTTTATCACCCGACGTGACATGCAG AGGCTGAACGGCGAGCTCCCTCTCAGTGCGGAGGAGTTGGAGAACGTATTTGATACCCTTGATTCTGACAGCAATGGATATCTCACCCTCGATGAATTCTCCTCCGGCTTTA GTGAGTTTTTATTTGGTCGGAAGATTTCTgtagaagaaaagatggaggagaaaaacTACTGTGAAAACCCACCAGAGGTCCTGTATCAGTCCCAGTGGGAGGAGAGCCTGGCAGCtgcagaggatgaagaagagaaacatttttGCATGCTTATGGAGAGCCTCGGAGCCAACAGTGTCTTTGAAGA ACCTGCTGAGGTGCGCAGTTTGTGGGCCCAGCTACGGCGGGATGAACCACACCTCCTATCCAATTTTGAGGACTTCCTGGCCAGAGTGACATCCCAGATCATAGAGGCAAACCAGGAgaagagggagatggagagtgCTCTTAAAAG GAAAGCAGCAACACATGATGATGAGATCAAGCGCCTGTATGAAGAAATGGAGcagcaaataaaaaatgaaaaagacagaaTTGTGCTGCAG GACTATGAGCAGTTTCTGTCTCGGAGACAAGACATGGAGTTACAGCTATCCAGTAAAGAGAAAGAGCTGGAACAACTCTTTCAGAAACAGAGGGGG TTGGAACATCAGTGCCAGGAGCTTCACAGTGAACAACATGTGACCAAGGTGGAGAATGTGAAGCTCAAGCAGACAAATAATGAGCTAGCACGAGAGCTGGACCACACGAACCAAGAGCTGGTATTAGCACAGGAACAGCTGAGTCTGCTGCAGGAACAGGCCTCACGGCTTCATGAGGAGAAGGAGAT GGAAATATACAGACTGAGTGAGGGACTGCAGCGTGAGCGAGCGAGCCTTCTCAAGCAACTGGACCTGTTGAG ggaAATGAACAAACATTTACGGGATGAAAAAGACATCATCTATCAG AAACCAAAAAATTATAAGAAAACACCAGTTTGCCACCAGCAGATGCCTTTCATGAATGCTGGGAAACAAACAAGCATCTTCAAAAG TGAGGAGGACCTGACCACCAGCTCTGTGAGGCAGAACTCCAATGGGCCATGCCAGCAATCTTACCCGGAGACGAAAAGAGGGCACCTCCAGAGGATCATCTCCATTGAGGAGGACCACCTCCCACACTTGCTCCAGAATAACTGTCAGGCTCAAAGCCCACTTAAGGAGTGTAGTGAAGGGGAGGATACGTCAGACATTGAGGAGAATATAGACTTGGTGATGAGCGATATTTACCCATCTGCATCTTCCGCACAACAACAGCAGTCAAAGggaaatgtggaaaaaagggaaactCCCACCTCACCAAGGGGTCAGCCTGTTGGCAAAGAGACCAGCATAAAT GAGGAAATTGGTCCATCACCACCTGACCGCCTCTTCAAGATTGTTCTGGTAGGGAACTCTAGTGTAGGAAAGACCTCCCTCCTTCAACGATTTTGTGATGACTGCTTCCGCCCAGGCACTTCTGCCACTGTGG GTATAGATTACAGTGTGAAGACAATAACTGTGGACAACAGCCAGGTGGCGCTGCAGATGTGGGATACAGCAGGACAGGAAAG aTATCGAAGTATCACCAAACAATTCTTTCGCAAGGCTGACGGTGTGGTTGTGAtgtatgacatcacagctgaGCAGAGCTTCACAGCAGTCAGACAGTGGCTGACAAGTGTGAAG GAGGGCGCAGGGGAGGATATAACCATTATGCTCTTGGGTAACAAAACGGACAAGGATATTGAGAGACAAGTTGAGAAAGGAGTGGGCGAAAGGCTTGCCAAG GATTGCCAAATGACTTTCTATGAGTGCAGTGCATGCTCTGGACACAATGTGATGGAGTCCATGGTTCATTTGGCCAG aattctgaAGGAGCAAGAAGAccgagagaaagagaagactgTCCAGCTGGTCAACAGCCCGTCAGAGAAGAAGAGATCCTGCTGCTAA